A single window of Chitinophaga sp. XS-30 DNA harbors:
- a CDS encoding ROK family protein, with protein sequence MSDRQTQYKRSLIKHLYFNKELSCAELSLLTEKSLPHTSKALFDLIEKGAVKESGFANSTGGRRAQVYSINPDYMYVVSVAMDQYVTRFSILDMHNRPVGEEYKISLNLNANANSLVVLGEELKDFISRSGLARDAIAGIGIGMPGFVDTTKGINHSFLQCGREGITGYLETLTGFRVLIDNDSSLIALAECRLGAARNRQNAMVINIGWGIGLGMILEGRLFRGQNGFAGEFSHIPLFTNNKICNCGKMGCLETETSLSVIAEKAIQGIAKGRTTVLKGLSLENLEEAVNNIIRAGVHGDKYAVELLSEAAYHIGRGVAILVHVLNPGLVVLSGRGAMAGRLWMAPIQQALNEHCIPKIAENVEISVSSLGYQAERLGAAALVMEHLDQKMMSRKTDKRDIELI encoded by the coding sequence TTGTCGGACCGGCAAACACAATATAAAAGATCACTTATCAAGCATCTCTACTTCAACAAGGAATTGTCCTGTGCTGAATTGAGCCTGCTTACGGAGAAGAGTTTGCCGCATACATCAAAGGCGTTATTCGACCTGATAGAGAAGGGAGCGGTGAAGGAATCCGGTTTTGCAAATTCCACCGGAGGGCGGAGAGCGCAGGTGTATTCCATCAATCCGGATTATATGTATGTGGTGTCTGTGGCGATGGATCAGTATGTGACCCGGTTCAGCATCCTGGATATGCATAATCGCCCGGTAGGGGAGGAATATAAAATTTCGCTGAACCTTAATGCCAATGCGAATTCGCTGGTTGTGCTGGGAGAAGAGCTGAAGGATTTTATCAGCCGCTCGGGCCTGGCAAGGGATGCGATAGCAGGCATTGGCATCGGGATGCCGGGGTTTGTGGACACCACGAAGGGGATCAATCATTCCTTTCTCCAATGCGGCCGGGAAGGCATTACAGGGTACCTGGAAACATTGACCGGTTTTCGGGTGTTGATAGATAATGATTCCAGCCTGATAGCGCTGGCAGAATGCAGGCTCGGCGCTGCCCGTAACAGGCAGAATGCCATGGTGATCAATATCGGCTGGGGCATCGGGTTAGGCATGATACTGGAAGGGAGGCTGTTTCGCGGACAGAATGGATTTGCGGGAGAGTTCAGCCACATCCCTTTATTTACCAACAATAAAATATGTAATTGCGGCAAGATGGGTTGCCTGGAAACAGAGACCTCCTTGTCGGTTATAGCAGAAAAAGCCATCCAGGGCATAGCCAAAGGGAGAACAACAGTGCTGAAAGGCCTCTCTCTTGAAAATCTGGAGGAAGCAGTGAACAATATAATACGCGCTGGTGTACATGGGGACAAATATGCGGTAGAGCTGCTTTCCGAAGCAGCCTACCACATCGGCCGGGGGGTAGCGATACTCGTACATGTACTGAACCCGGGACTGGTAGTGTTGAGCGGAAGAGGGGCAATGGCGGGAAGACTGTGGATGGCCCCGATCCAGCAGGCTTTGAATGAGCATTGCATACCGAAGATCGCCGAGAATGTGGAGATCAGCGTATCATCGCTCGGTTATCAGGCGGAAAGGCTGGGCGCAGCCGCACTTGTTATGGAACATCTTGATCAGAAGATGATGAGCAGAAAAACAGACAAAAGAGATATTGAATTGATATAA
- a CDS encoding SusC/RagA family TonB-linked outer membrane protein has product MKSCLSFVLMAFLMAICCQNVYAQEKKWVSGTLKDTSGTPIVFASILEKGTTNQTASDAKGEFRIQVAPGAILQIRSMGFATREVETGSGASLDLVLQYASTGLDEVVVTALGISRQKKSLGYAMQEVKGNTLVDAREPNLTNALTGVVAGLQIIRSSTGPAGSSKINLRGNNSLTGNNQPLIVVDGIPVDNFIGVTDKNNGFWDPSLDMGNGLADLNANDIENISVLKGPAAAALYGSRAGNGVIMITTKTGKKTKGLGITVSHTIGFESIFTNPKTQMSFAQGNNGTFEPTAATSWGPKITGQTVTNWDGQSEQLKAYDNVDNFYRTGVNNNTNLSFQQQFNKTSIYTSLNHLRDKSLIPGTELTRTNLMARTVSNFGNDDRWTTDFKVQYSNAEALNRPAAGVNNRNYSSLLYNMPVSMDVTQFKDPVDQYNNMRWFGIGNQVNPYWATQYHLNQDARDRFIMNGTIKYRFASWLDAEIKGGADKYTTSLENKTYAGSPLAANGSYLTGKYTFTELNYSTLITAKKDNLFGKLGGAVSVGGNLMQQKSSRLVNNAINLVVPNLFSVKNVSGSLSLTDEMTEQRINSVYGTFGLNWDGFLFLDATMRNDWASTLSEANQSYFYPSVSLSYVFTESFDGLPSWLSFGKVRGSFAAVGNSLPPYEIYNYYTITPDPNQNPVAARHNTLFDPNVRSELVKSIEVGTELRFVNNRFGVDFAFYKNNATRQLIDLPMDPGSGYEFRKINAGDIENKGFEIAVDARVIESRGGFNWNLAANFSRNRNMINDILSSEGVNRYQLGGFDAVSILAATGALYGEIYGSKFLRVTDDKSEHYGKLLLSSSGLPQMGEQNARLGNQQAKALIGITNTFGYKDFTLSFLVDGRFGGDMFSTTHTLMQRNGTADITAPGGERPDMVVDGVIDAGGGNYVQNTQTITTQQYWNAAAGLNNLGITELNIYDASNIRLRNVQLNYNFPQRLLAKTAIKSARIGLSCNNVWLISSHMRGLDPESVMAIGTNATGFENGAPPTTRTFLANVSLSF; this is encoded by the coding sequence ATGAAAAGTTGCCTAAGCTTCGTGCTGATGGCCTTCCTGATGGCAATTTGTTGTCAGAATGTCTACGCGCAGGAGAAAAAATGGGTATCTGGCACCCTGAAAGATACTTCCGGAACACCGATAGTATTTGCCAGCATTCTTGAAAAAGGAACGACCAACCAGACCGCCTCCGACGCAAAAGGGGAATTCCGCATCCAGGTAGCGCCGGGCGCCATTCTTCAGATCAGAAGCATGGGATTTGCCACCCGTGAAGTGGAAACAGGTAGTGGCGCTTCATTGGACCTCGTACTGCAATACGCCTCTACCGGTCTGGATGAGGTGGTGGTTACCGCCCTGGGTATCAGCAGGCAGAAAAAATCACTCGGTTATGCCATGCAGGAAGTAAAGGGCAATACCCTTGTGGATGCGCGCGAGCCGAACCTTACCAATGCGCTGACAGGCGTTGTGGCAGGTTTGCAGATCATCCGCTCCAGCACCGGGCCGGCCGGTTCTTCCAAGATCAACCTCCGGGGCAATAACTCGCTCACCGGTAACAACCAGCCGCTGATCGTGGTGGATGGTATCCCGGTAGATAACTTTATCGGTGTTACAGATAAGAACAACGGCTTCTGGGACCCGTCGCTGGACATGGGTAACGGCCTGGCCGATCTGAACGCTAACGACATCGAGAACATTTCCGTGCTGAAAGGGCCGGCCGCCGCTGCATTGTACGGCAGCCGCGCAGGTAATGGCGTGATCATGATCACCACCAAGACCGGCAAAAAAACAAAAGGCCTGGGCATTACCGTTTCTCACACTATCGGTTTTGAATCCATCTTCACCAACCCGAAAACGCAGATGAGCTTCGCCCAGGGCAATAACGGCACATTTGAGCCGACTGCCGCTACGAGCTGGGGCCCGAAGATCACGGGGCAAACCGTGACCAACTGGGACGGCCAGAGCGAACAGCTGAAGGCGTATGACAATGTGGACAATTTCTACCGCACAGGGGTGAATAACAATACGAACCTGTCTTTCCAGCAACAGTTCAACAAAACATCCATCTACACCTCCCTGAACCATCTGCGGGATAAAAGCCTCATCCCCGGCACCGAACTGACCCGCACGAACCTGATGGCCAGAACGGTGAGCAATTTCGGGAACGATGACCGCTGGACGACGGATTTCAAAGTACAATATTCCAATGCGGAAGCACTGAACAGGCCAGCCGCCGGTGTGAATAACCGCAACTACTCTTCCCTGTTGTACAACATGCCGGTATCGATGGACGTTACGCAGTTCAAAGACCCGGTAGACCAGTATAACAACATGCGCTGGTTTGGTATCGGCAACCAGGTGAACCCCTACTGGGCAACCCAGTATCACCTGAACCAGGACGCGAGGGACCGTTTCATCATGAACGGTACCATCAAATACCGTTTCGCCAGCTGGCTGGATGCTGAAATAAAAGGCGGTGCGGATAAATATACCACCAGCCTGGAGAACAAAACCTATGCAGGCAGCCCCCTGGCCGCCAACGGCAGCTATCTGACCGGGAAGTACACCTTTACCGAACTGAACTACAGCACCCTGATCACCGCGAAGAAAGACAACCTTTTCGGTAAGCTCGGTGGTGCAGTGAGCGTGGGGGGCAACCTGATGCAGCAAAAATCATCCAGGCTTGTGAATAACGCCATTAACCTGGTAGTGCCTAATCTGTTCTCTGTAAAGAATGTTTCCGGCTCGCTGTCGCTAACGGATGAAATGACGGAACAGCGTATCAATTCCGTATATGGTACGTTCGGTCTTAACTGGGACGGCTTCCTGTTCCTGGATGCGACCATGAGGAATGACTGGGCGTCTACGCTGTCCGAGGCTAATCAATCTTATTTTTATCCTTCTGTTAGCTTGTCTTATGTCTTTACAGAATCCTTCGATGGCCTTCCTTCCTGGCTGAGCTTTGGCAAGGTGCGCGGTTCTTTTGCTGCTGTGGGCAATAGCTTGCCGCCTTATGAAATATATAACTACTATACCATAACGCCTGATCCGAACCAGAACCCGGTGGCGGCAAGACACAATACGCTGTTTGACCCGAATGTCAGAAGTGAGCTGGTGAAATCCATTGAAGTGGGTACAGAGTTGCGCTTTGTTAACAACAGGTTTGGTGTGGACTTCGCCTTTTACAAGAACAATGCTACCCGTCAGTTGATCGATCTGCCGATGGACCCGGGAAGCGGATACGAATTCCGCAAGATCAACGCCGGTGATATCGAGAACAAAGGCTTTGAGATCGCAGTGGATGCCAGGGTGATCGAAAGCCGTGGCGGTTTCAACTGGAACCTGGCCGCCAATTTCTCCCGCAACCGCAATATGATCAATGACATCCTGAGCAGCGAAGGCGTGAACCGCTATCAGCTGGGAGGTTTTGACGCGGTATCCATACTGGCGGCTACCGGTGCTTTGTACGGCGAGATCTACGGCAGCAAATTCCTGCGCGTGACGGATGACAAAAGCGAGCATTACGGTAAACTGCTGCTGAGCTCTTCCGGCCTGCCGCAGATGGGTGAGCAGAACGCACGCCTCGGCAACCAGCAGGCGAAAGCCCTGATAGGCATTACCAATACCTTCGGCTACAAGGACTTCACTCTTTCCTTCCTCGTGGACGGACGTTTTGGCGGAGACATGTTCTCCACCACGCATACGCTGATGCAAAGGAATGGTACCGCGGACATTACCGCTCCCGGTGGTGAAAGGCCGGATATGGTCGTGGATGGCGTGATCGATGCAGGTGGCGGCAACTACGTGCAGAACACCCAGACGATCACCACCCAGCAATACTGGAACGCTGCGGCCGGATTGAATAACCTTGGTATCACAGAACTGAATATCTACGATGCGTCCAACATCAGGTTGAGGAATGTACAGCTGAATTACAACTTCCCGCAGCGTTT